CGCAGCAATCTTAGATTTTAAGGGGAAATGAGATGTTAATTGGGGTACCAAAGGAAATAAAGAGTCAAGAATTCCGCGTTGGGTTGACGCCTTCAAGCGTAAGTGAGTTGATTCATCATGGACATCGCGTCATGGTGGAAACAGGGGCTGCGTTAGGTATTGGTATTGATGACCAAGTGTATAGAAACTTAGGAGCTACTATTGTTGATTCCGCGGAAGAAATTTTTTCTACTGTGGATATGATCGTTAAGGTAAAAGAGCCGCAGCCTAATGAGTGCCGAATGCTGAGAGAGGGCCAAATATTATTCACTTATTTGCATTTAGCTCCTGATCTTGTGCAGACCAATCTTTTATTGGAATCAGGTTGCATTGCTATTGCTTATGAAACAGTAACGGATCGCAACGGCCGCTTGCCTTTGTTGACCCCTATGAGTGAAGTTGCTGGGCGTATGTCAATCCAAGCAGCGGCAAAATGTCTTGAAATTGTACATGGCGGTAAAGGCTTGTTATTAGGCGGGGTAGTGGGCGTTCCACCGGCTAAAGTTCTAGTGTTAGGCGGTGGTGTTGTAGGAGCGAATGCACTTCGTATCGCGGTAGGAATGGAAGCTGATGTGACACTTATGGATGTTTCTCTTGATCGTATGCGTGAGTTAGAAGCTTTGTATGGGGCGGGCCTCAAGACGATTTATCCTACCAAAGATCTGATTGCAGAATACGTTTCAACAGCAGACGTGGTGATTGGTGCGGTTCTTCTTCCTGGTGCTGAAGCCCCTAAGCTTGTGACTAAAGAAATGGTAGCAAAAATGAATAAAGGTTCTGTTGTCATTGACGTAGCGATTGATCAAGGAGGATGTTTTGAAACTAGCCGTGCAACGACTCATGAAAACCCAACCTATGTTGTCGATGGAGTTGTTCATTATTGCGTCGCCAAT
This Gammaproteobacteria bacterium DNA region includes the following protein-coding sequences:
- the ald gene encoding alanine dehydrogenase, producing MLIGVPKEIKSQEFRVGLTPSSVSELIHHGHRVMVETGAALGIGIDDQVYRNLGATIVDSAEEIFSTVDMIVKVKEPQPNECRMLREGQILFTYLHLAPDLVQTNLLLESGCIAIAYETVTDRNGRLPLLTPMSEVAGRMSIQAAAKCLEIVHGGKGLLLGGVVGVPPAKVLVLGGGVVGANALRIAVGMEADVTLMDVSLDRMRELEALYGAGLKTIYPTKDLIAEYVSTADVVIGAVLLPGAEAPKLVTKEMVAKMNKGSVVIDVAIDQGGCFETSRATTHENPTYVVDGVVHYCVANMPAGAARTSTYALNNATLPFVLALANKGYQSALKENVHLLNGLNIYRGQVTCEAVAKVHRKTYHEPLSIL